One genomic region from Sphingobacterium sp. UGAL515B_05 encodes:
- a CDS encoding LacI family DNA-binding transcriptional regulator — protein MNKVNKPATIKEIAKKLKISPSTVSRALNDHPSIGLVTTMRVKKMAEELNYEPNQTAIFFKQRKTFTIAVILPSLSEPFFSFAISEIENVASEHRYTVLMGQSLDDPDREEQILKTFKNHRVDGILMSIGKKTTNLEFIEKLEASGIPIVFFDCVPSLPNINKVQSDLSTGMNEAVDAFVARGHKVIALVNGPKTLPASEDRKVAYLSAMKRNGMDILEKNIIETDLSTEGNEKAMDSIFAMSERPSAIISFNDFVTLDLMKAARQKGLVLNQDIFFISYANYPLWQYMENPPMGRIEQFPGMQARKAAEILFERIDNTEIVDQQIVFKSRLVM, from the coding sequence ATGAATAAAGTGAACAAGCCTGCCACGATTAAAGAAATTGCCAAGAAGCTGAAAATCAGTCCTTCGACGGTTTCTAGAGCATTGAATGATCATCCTAGTATTGGATTGGTAACAACAATGCGCGTAAAAAAAATGGCCGAAGAATTGAATTATGAACCCAATCAAACGGCTATATTCTTCAAGCAGCGTAAAACTTTTACGATTGCTGTTATCTTACCGAGTTTGTCTGAACCATTTTTTTCTTTTGCGATCAGTGAAATTGAAAATGTTGCGTCAGAACACCGATATACTGTTTTGATGGGACAATCATTGGACGATCCTGATCGAGAAGAACAGATCTTGAAAACATTTAAAAACCATCGTGTCGATGGGATTTTGATGTCTATAGGGAAGAAGACGACCAATTTAGAATTCATTGAGAAATTGGAAGCGTCTGGTATACCGATTGTCTTCTTTGACTGTGTACCTAGCTTACCCAATATCAATAAAGTACAAAGCGATCTTTCTACGGGTATGAACGAAGCTGTGGATGCTTTCGTAGCGCGTGGACATAAAGTTATTGCACTTGTAAATGGGCCGAAAACCTTGCCGGCTAGTGAAGATCGAAAAGTAGCTTATCTATCCGCCATGAAAAGGAATGGTATGGATATTCTAGAAAAGAATATCATCGAAACAGACCTGAGTACGGAAGGAAATGAAAAGGCTATGGATAGTATATTTGCGATGTCTGAGCGACCTTCTGCAATTATATCTTTTAATGACTTTGTTACACTTGATTTGATGAAAGCGGCCAGACAAAAGGGGCTTGTCTTAAATCAAGATATTTTCTTTATTAGTTATGCCAACTATCCGTTATGGCAATATATGGAAAATCCGCCAATGGGACGCATAGAGCAATTTCCGGGAATGCAAGCGCGTAAAGCGGCTGAAATTTTATTTGAACGCATTGACAACACCGAAATTGTCGATCAGCAGATCGTCTTTAAGTCGCGATTGGTTATGTAA
- a CDS encoding HAD family hydrolase: MMFPEEKKVYVFELDDVVFPKKDYLLQVYYLFANFIEFTETVPAQADLVQFMKNHLEHQGENLLFEHAQQTFGFDQKYKENFERLHVNAILPLRLHLFDHIHTLFRQLKAADKHVCILTKGNPLEQLNKVKFVDWGEYGDDIKVYFKDELVFRGIDPLEFLANEFTVDTTAIQFVD, encoded by the coding sequence ATGATGTTCCCAGAAGAAAAAAAGGTATATGTTTTTGAATTAGATGACGTTGTTTTTCCTAAAAAGGATTACTTACTTCAAGTATATTATCTTTTTGCTAATTTTATAGAATTTACAGAGACTGTTCCGGCTCAAGCAGATTTGGTTCAATTTATGAAAAATCACCTCGAGCATCAAGGTGAGAATTTATTGTTCGAACATGCGCAGCAAACTTTTGGATTTGATCAAAAATATAAGGAGAATTTTGAGCGGCTTCATGTCAATGCAATTTTGCCGCTACGGTTACATTTGTTTGATCATATTCATACGCTGTTTAGGCAGTTAAAAGCCGCAGATAAACATGTTTGTATTTTGACGAAAGGAAATCCGCTAGAACAGCTCAATAAAGTCAAATTTGTGGATTGGGGTGAATATGGGGATGATATAAAAGTTTACTTTAAGGATGAACTTGTTTTTAGGGGAATTGATCCATTGGAGTTCCTCGCCAATGAGTTTACGGTAGACACGACCGCAATTCAATTTGTAGACTAA
- a CDS encoding ABC transporter ATP-binding protein: MLHAKGIHKAYGSLPILKGVDIAVEKGEIVSIVGASGAGKSTLLHIIGTLDKADQGSVFINGVDVQKLSAKKLSAFRNEHIGFVFQFHHLLPEFTALENVCIPAFIQGKGRSEAEAKAKELLELLGVSHRIDHKPAEMSGGEQQRVSVARALINDPSIILADEPSGNLDSENAAALHQLFFDLRHQFQQTFIIVTHNEELARISDRTIHMRDGLVV; the protein is encoded by the coding sequence ATGTTACATGCCAAAGGAATTCACAAAGCTTATGGGTCATTACCAATTTTAAAAGGTGTTGATATCGCTGTTGAAAAAGGGGAAATTGTCAGTATCGTTGGTGCCTCAGGAGCTGGTAAAAGTACGCTGTTACACATCATTGGTACATTGGATAAAGCCGATCAGGGGTCGGTATTCATAAATGGTGTTGATGTTCAAAAATTGAGTGCTAAAAAGCTGAGCGCCTTCCGAAATGAACATATTGGCTTTGTTTTTCAATTTCACCATTTGTTGCCCGAATTTACCGCATTGGAAAATGTCTGTATTCCTGCTTTTATCCAAGGAAAAGGAAGATCTGAGGCAGAAGCTAAAGCAAAGGAATTGTTGGAATTGTTGGGCGTTTCTCACCGTATTGACCATAAACCGGCTGAAATGTCGGGTGGTGAACAACAACGTGTTTCTGTGGCCCGTGCCTTGATCAATGATCCTTCCATTATTTTGGCAGATGAACCTTCAGGTAATCTCGATTCGGAAAATGCTGCCGCTTTACATCAATTGTTTTTTGATCTTAGACATCAATTTCAGCAGACATTTATTATCGTTACCCATAATGAGGAGCTTGCCCGAATTTCGGATCGAACGATTCATATGCGCGATGGGTTAGTCGTGTAA
- the sucC gene encoding ADP-forming succinate--CoA ligase subunit beta — MNIHEYQGKQILKSFGVRVQEGIVADTPEQAVEAAKKMKEDYNSDWVVVKAQIHAGGRGKGGGVKLAKNLDEVKQRATDIIGMQLVTPQTGPEGKKVNKVLIAQDVYYPGESETKEFYMSVLLDRAKGRNIVMYSTEGGMDIEEVAEKTPHLIFKEEIDPKVGLQGFQARKIAFNLGLSGAAHKEMVKFVAALYKAYDSTDSSMFEINPVLKTSDDKILAVDAKVNLDENALYRHPDYAAMRDVTEEDPTEVEAGESNLNYVKLDGNVGCMVNGAGLAMATMDIIKLAGGEPANFLDVGGTANAETVKAGFNIILKDPNVKAILINIFGGIVRCDRVAQGVIDAYSEIGNIPVPIIVRLQGTNAEEAKKLIDESGLQVYSAILLKEAAELVTKVLKG; from the coding sequence ATGAACATTCACGAATATCAAGGAAAGCAAATACTAAAGAGCTTTGGTGTGCGCGTACAGGAAGGTATCGTAGCAGATACTCCAGAGCAAGCTGTGGAAGCGGCCAAAAAAATGAAAGAAGACTACAATTCTGATTGGGTTGTTGTTAAAGCTCAAATTCACGCTGGTGGCCGTGGTAAAGGTGGTGGTGTCAAGTTGGCTAAGAACTTAGATGAAGTCAAACAAAGAGCAACTGACATCATTGGCATGCAATTAGTTACGCCTCAAACTGGACCTGAAGGTAAAAAAGTAAACAAAGTTTTGATAGCTCAAGACGTTTATTATCCTGGCGAGAGCGAAACAAAAGAATTCTACATGTCTGTATTATTAGACCGTGCTAAAGGACGTAACATTGTTATGTACTCTACAGAGGGTGGTATGGATATCGAAGAAGTTGCAGAAAAAACACCACACTTGATTTTCAAAGAAGAAATCGATCCAAAAGTAGGCTTACAAGGATTCCAAGCACGTAAAATTGCTTTCAATCTTGGTCTTTCTGGTGCTGCGCATAAAGAAATGGTGAAATTTGTTGCCGCTCTTTACAAAGCATACGATTCTACAGACTCTTCTATGTTTGAGATCAATCCGGTATTAAAAACTTCAGACGACAAGATCTTAGCAGTTGATGCGAAAGTAAATCTTGATGAGAACGCCTTATACCGTCACCCAGATTACGCTGCTATGCGTGACGTAACGGAGGAAGATCCAACAGAAGTTGAAGCTGGTGAATCAAACCTAAACTACGTTAAATTAGATGGTAACGTAGGTTGTATGGTAAATGGTGCTGGTTTAGCAATGGCTACAATGGATATCATCAAATTAGCTGGTGGTGAACCTGCAAATTTCTTGGACGTAGGTGGTACTGCAAATGCTGAAACTGTAAAAGCTGGTTTCAATATCATTTTAAAGGACCCTAACGTAAAAGCGATCTTGATTAATATCTTCGGTGGTATTGTTCGTTGTGACCGTGTTGCTCAAGGTGTAATTGATGCTTACAGCGAAATCGGTAACATCCCTGTTCCAATCATCGTTCGCCTTCAAGGTACAAATGCTGAAGAAGCGAAAAAATTAATTGATGAGTCCGGTTTACAAGTTTATTCTGCAATCTTATTGAAAGAAGCTGCTGAATTGGTAACGAAAGTATTGAAAGGTTAA
- the asnS gene encoding asparagine--tRNA ligase, whose amino-acid sequence MEHTRIKELLNATEFGKEVVVKGWVRTFRNNQFIAINDGSSINNIQAVVDFENTPEDILKRITTGAAVRVKGQLIESLGKGQKVEVKATEVSIIGDSDPEKYPLQPKKHSLEFLREIAHLRFRTGTFNAVFKVRNALAFAVHKFFQENDFVYMHTPIITGSDAEGAGEMFQVTTLDLKNPPRKENGDIDFKEDFFGKSTNLTVSGQLEGELGAMAFGNIYTFGPTFRAENSNTTRHLAEFWMIEPEMAFYELEDNMDLAEALLKYVIKYALETCPEEIEFLKNRLLEEEKSKPAAERSELNLVEKLNFVLTNDFERVTYTDAVEILKRSKPNQKKQFKYLIDDWGADLQSEHERYLVEKHFKKPVILTDYPREIKSFYMKQNEPDAQGRNTVRAMDILFPGIGEMVGGSQREENLDRLLDRMAEVGIPAEEMEWFLDTRRFGSVPHSGFGVGFERLVLFTTGMTNIRDVIPFPRTPKNAEF is encoded by the coding sequence ATGGAACACACAAGAATAAAGGAACTATTGAATGCCACAGAATTTGGCAAAGAGGTCGTTGTTAAAGGTTGGGTAAGAACTTTCCGCAACAATCAGTTTATAGCAATCAATGACGGTTCGTCAATCAATAATATTCAAGCAGTTGTCGATTTTGAAAATACACCTGAAGATATCTTAAAACGTATCACCACTGGAGCAGCAGTCCGCGTAAAAGGTCAATTGATAGAATCATTGGGTAAAGGGCAAAAAGTTGAAGTTAAAGCTACCGAGGTAAGCATTATTGGCGACTCTGACCCCGAAAAATATCCATTACAGCCTAAAAAGCATAGCTTAGAATTTTTACGTGAAATTGCGCATTTGCGTTTCCGTACCGGAACATTCAATGCGGTATTCAAGGTGCGTAATGCTTTAGCATTTGCGGTACATAAGTTTTTTCAGGAAAACGACTTTGTCTACATGCATACACCAATCATCACAGGTTCGGATGCGGAAGGTGCTGGAGAAATGTTTCAGGTTACAACCCTGGATTTAAAAAACCCGCCACGCAAAGAAAATGGAGATATCGATTTCAAGGAAGACTTCTTTGGAAAATCGACGAACCTTACGGTATCGGGACAACTGGAAGGTGAGCTTGGTGCCATGGCATTTGGAAACATCTACACGTTCGGTCCGACATTTAGAGCGGAAAACTCAAATACAACACGTCACTTAGCCGAATTTTGGATGATCGAACCCGAAATGGCTTTCTATGAATTAGAAGACAATATGGACTTGGCCGAAGCTTTGCTGAAATATGTCATCAAATACGCTTTGGAAACTTGTCCAGAAGAAATCGAGTTCCTCAAAAATCGTTTGTTGGAAGAAGAAAAATCCAAGCCCGCTGCAGAACGCTCAGAATTAAACCTTGTTGAGAAATTAAATTTCGTATTAACAAACGATTTTGAACGCGTTACCTATACCGATGCTGTTGAAATATTAAAGCGTAGCAAACCAAACCAAAAGAAACAATTCAAATATTTAATTGATGATTGGGGGGCAGATTTACAATCGGAACACGAACGCTATTTGGTTGAAAAACACTTCAAGAAACCTGTTATCTTAACAGACTATCCACGCGAAATCAAGTCCTTCTATATGAAGCAAAATGAGCCGGATGCGCAAGGAAGAAACACCGTACGTGCCATGGATATTCTTTTCCCAGGTATTGGTGAAATGGTCGGTGGTTCGCAGCGTGAAGAAAATCTTGATCGTTTACTTGATCGTATGGCTGAAGTTGGTATTCCCGCAGAAGAAATGGAGTGGTTCTTGGATACACGCCGTTTTGGATCGGTACCGCATTCTGGATTTGGCGTAGGTTTTGAACGCCTCGTTTTATTCACGACAGGAATGACCAATATCCGCGACGTCATTCCATTCCCACGTACGCCGAAAAACGCAGAATTTTAA
- a CDS encoding L-threonylcarbamoyladenylate synthase gives MLIKIYNDNPNPKAIEQAVDILRRGGVIIYPTDTVYGIGCDITQQKAIERVCEIRGLKPEKANLSFICYDLTDISQYTKSFDTSVFRVLKKALPGPFTFIFNATTKVPKLLSSKKKTVGIRVPDNNIVREIVKQLGNPIVTASIHDEDEIIEYSTDPELIHEKYEDLVDAVIDGGYGDNVASTVVDVTEGTFDVIREGKGDLEQFL, from the coding sequence ATGCTTATTAAGATATATAACGACAACCCCAACCCCAAGGCAATAGAACAGGCGGTTGATATTCTTCGACGTGGTGGTGTAATCATCTACCCTACCGATACCGTATATGGTATTGGCTGTGATATCACGCAACAAAAAGCCATAGAACGAGTATGTGAAATTAGAGGGCTAAAGCCTGAAAAAGCAAATCTATCATTTATATGTTATGATTTAACAGATATTTCGCAATACACAAAATCCTTCGATACCTCCGTTTTCCGCGTATTAAAAAAAGCCTTACCTGGACCTTTTACTTTTATTTTTAATGCAACAACTAAAGTCCCTAAGCTCCTAAGTTCCAAAAAGAAGACTGTGGGTATCCGTGTCCCAGACAATAATATTGTTCGTGAAATAGTCAAACAATTAGGCAACCCTATTGTGACAGCCTCCATTCACGATGAAGATGAAATTATTGAGTATTCTACTGATCCTGAATTAATTCACGAAAAATACGAAGATCTAGTTGATGCTGTTATAGATGGCGGTTATGGCGATAATGTCGCATCTACCGTGGTCGATGTTACCGAAGGAACTTTTGATGTTATTCGTGAAGGAAAAGGTGATTTGGAGCAATTCCTATAA
- a CDS encoding SRPBCC domain-containing protein: MKKIETSILIDATAEEVWQVLIEFKAYSQWSPTIKQFEKQPVVGKRCKVLLEQPNGFKIKMNPKFLSIEQHSELRWKGDLFFPGIFDGEHYFRLEQVGASQVRFVQGEFFSGLLVPFLGKLLIETKRGFELFNIAIKRRVEYRS; the protein is encoded by the coding sequence ATGAAAAAGATTGAAACGAGTATTCTCATTGATGCAACAGCAGAAGAGGTTTGGCAGGTATTAATTGAATTTAAGGCTTATTCCCAATGGAGCCCAACAATCAAACAGTTTGAAAAGCAACCGGTAGTCGGAAAACGCTGCAAAGTCCTTTTAGAACAACCAAACGGATTCAAGATCAAAATGAATCCAAAATTCCTGTCTATTGAACAGCATAGCGAGCTGCGCTGGAAAGGAGATTTATTCTTTCCAGGTATTTTTGATGGCGAGCATTATTTTAGGTTAGAACAAGTGGGAGCTTCACAAGTTAGATTTGTCCAAGGTGAATTTTTTTCTGGATTGCTGGTTCCTTTTCTGGGAAAACTACTGATAGAAACAAAGCGCGGATTTGAACTTTTCAACATAGCGATAAAAAGGCGGGTGGAGTATCGTTCTTAA
- a CDS encoding Crp/Fnr family transcriptional regulator, whose protein sequence is MLDQLFQDFFPISEASSLKLFSNFERIELKRGEYLIKVGDYSSNLFVIESGLIRQYAWSKKGEFTQWIGTRNHFVTDLASFIFDKASIWNFQCVSDCTVYRLSKSDYQRMESEIVEWNKFEKAFLAKCFCTMEQRISDFICLTAEERYVQYFEQHKLLFQQVPLQYIASVLGMSPETLSRIRTKISS, encoded by the coding sequence ATGTTAGATCAGCTCTTTCAAGATTTTTTTCCTATTTCTGAGGCTAGTTCCTTAAAACTTTTCTCAAACTTCGAGCGTATTGAATTAAAACGAGGGGAATATCTGATCAAGGTGGGCGATTATTCTTCCAATCTGTTTGTGATAGAATCCGGATTAATCCGTCAATATGCTTGGTCAAAAAAAGGAGAGTTTACGCAATGGATAGGTACAAGGAATCATTTTGTGACAGATCTTGCTTCTTTCATTTTTGACAAGGCTTCCATATGGAATTTCCAATGCGTTAGCGATTGTACGGTATACCGTTTGTCAAAGTCCGATTACCAGCGAATGGAATCCGAAATTGTGGAATGGAATAAATTTGAGAAGGCTTTTTTGGCAAAATGCTTTTGTACTATGGAGCAGCGAATCTCAGATTTTATTTGTCTAACAGCGGAAGAAAGATATGTCCAATACTTTGAACAACATAAATTATTATTTCAACAAGTTCCCCTTCAATATATCGCCTCCGTGTTGGGTATGAGCCCAGAAACCTTGAGTCGTATTCGAACAAAAATAAGTTCTTGA
- a CDS encoding DUF721 domain-containing protein — protein MYKKQTKKSLEFIRSSDDMTIKEGVERLLEAYKLRRKFDETSIASVWPQLIGKAIANRTQQLYVRDKKLFVRVESAVIKNELALMRRQILGRVNEYVGHVIIEEVVIL, from the coding sequence ATGTATAAGAAGCAAACTAAAAAAAGCCTAGAATTCATTCGGTCAAGCGACGATATGACAATTAAGGAGGGGGTTGAGCGTCTTCTTGAGGCTTATAAACTACGAAGAAAATTTGATGAAACTTCGATCGCATCTGTTTGGCCTCAATTGATTGGTAAAGCTATTGCTAATCGCACACAGCAGCTATATGTTCGTGATAAAAAACTGTTCGTACGTGTAGAGTCTGCTGTTATTAAGAATGAATTGGCGCTTATGCGAAGACAAATTCTAGGAAGGGTAAATGAATATGTAGGTCACGTCATTATTGAAGAAGTCGTGATTTTATAA
- the recF gene encoding DNA replication/repair protein RecF (All proteins in this family for which functions are known are DNA-binding proteins that assist the filamentation of RecA onto DNA for the initiation of recombination or recombinational repair.), producing MWLKQLSVLNFKNYSESSLEFLPEVNAFTGNNGVGKTNLLDAIHYLSLCKSYFNPIDSQHIKSGNDWFMVQGEFDKESNSDFISCSLKKNQKKQFKKNKKDYPRLADHIGLFPLVMVSPNDSIIVTDGSEERRKFVDNVISQTDNKYLDTLIIYNKFLAQRNSLLKQARQTSVLDLGLIEILNFQLEEVGNIIFQKRRSFMEEFQPEFDRHYRFLTEDAESVQLHYESPLMTDSFLNILEKNLERDRMLERTTQGIHKDDLIFTIHGGMPLKKFGSQGQQKSFLIALKLAQYSYLQQKKGFKPLLLLDDIFDKLDDRRTHKLMQMVSEDDFGQIFLTDTDSVRIQRIFDEISRPVRIFDIEGGQVNV from the coding sequence ATGTGGCTGAAGCAACTTTCTGTTCTAAATTTCAAGAATTACTCGGAATCATCTTTGGAATTTCTCCCCGAGGTAAATGCGTTTACAGGGAATAATGGTGTTGGTAAAACCAATCTTTTGGATGCGATTCACTATTTATCACTCTGTAAAAGTTATTTCAATCCAATTGATTCGCAGCATATCAAATCAGGCAATGACTGGTTTATGGTACAGGGTGAATTTGATAAAGAATCCAATAGTGATTTCATTTCTTGTAGCCTTAAAAAAAATCAGAAAAAGCAATTTAAAAAAAATAAAAAGGATTATCCCCGACTGGCTGATCATATCGGCTTATTTCCTTTGGTCATGGTATCCCCAAACGATAGCATCATTGTCACAGATGGGAGTGAAGAGCGTAGAAAGTTTGTGGATAATGTGATTTCCCAAACAGATAATAAATATTTAGATACCCTGATTATTTATAATAAGTTTTTAGCCCAACGTAACAGTCTCCTTAAACAAGCACGTCAAACCAGTGTATTGGATCTTGGCCTAATCGAAATTCTCAATTTTCAACTTGAAGAAGTTGGAAATATTATTTTTCAAAAAAGAAGGTCTTTTATGGAGGAGTTTCAGCCGGAGTTTGACCGACACTATCGGTTCCTCACCGAGGATGCAGAGTCTGTTCAATTACACTATGAATCGCCTTTAATGACAGATTCGTTTCTAAATATTTTGGAGAAGAATTTGGAACGTGACCGTATGCTGGAACGCACAACGCAAGGAATACATAAAGATGATCTGATCTTTACCATTCACGGTGGAATGCCCTTAAAGAAGTTTGGTTCTCAGGGCCAACAAAAATCTTTTCTAATTGCTTTGAAGCTTGCACAATATTCTTATCTCCAGCAGAAAAAGGGTTTTAAGCCCTTACTTCTTTTGGATGACATCTTTGATAAACTTGATGATCGCCGTACACACAAATTGATGCAGATGGTTTCAGAAGATGATTTTGGACAGATTTTCCTGACAGATACGGATTCCGTGAGAATTCAGCGAATCTTTGACGAAATCAGCCGACCTGTTCGTATATTTGATATTGAAGGAGGACAAGTCAATGTATAA
- a CDS encoding DUF4834 family protein, translated as MAFLKFILITFAVYFVVRFLFRLFLPFAMRKAAEKLMKKAQQQGGAYGSQGSGGTFYYEFNGQGQQESKRSQPEGKVHVDYIPPKESPERKGTETAGEFVDFEEIK; from the coding sequence ATGGCATTTTTAAAATTTATACTTATTACATTCGCTGTTTACTTTGTAGTAAGATTCTTATTTAGATTATTTTTACCGTTTGCAATGCGTAAAGCAGCTGAAAAGTTGATGAAAAAAGCGCAACAGCAGGGTGGAGCATACGGTAGCCAAGGATCAGGCGGTACCTTTTATTATGAATTTAATGGTCAAGGGCAACAGGAAAGTAAAAGGTCTCAGCCCGAAGGTAAAGTACATGTCGATTACATTCCACCCAAAGAAAGCCCTGAACGTAAAGGAACTGAAACCGCTGGTGAGTTTGTGGATTTTGAGGAAATAAAATAA
- the tilS gene encoding tRNA lysidine(34) synthetase TilS, producing MNVLERLMGYIEKEHLLMPHDKILLTVSGGKDSMLMAHLFAKAGYTIAIAHCNFQLRGAESEADEALVRKFAAENNVPIYVKHFDTQAYAKDHQISIQMAARELRYAWFEKLRHELQFDRIAVAQHLNDHIETVLLNLSRGTGLQGLQGIFPIRERIIRPLLFLKASEIEHFVNMYGIAYRDDQSNFSTKYARNKIRIDIIPHFKKLQPDFEMVFEQNINHFKESYQLLQQFVEPIRRKLFYPIDEGWGVRKEDLEPYMDNLPLLYELFSAFNFSKPVLSDLQQAWSRESGRIFQSDAYHMLLDRNELFIREKEFISPDEALITSETSTVEWKHYCFHANVSADLAIVKASGVAKLDYDVLVFPLTIRSWKVGDSFYPLGMEGRKKLSDFFINKKISLFEKENIPIVVNGNGDILWVANYRMDNRYKITANTKKVLTLVCRTD from the coding sequence ATGAATGTGCTGGAAAGACTAATGGGCTATATTGAAAAGGAGCATTTGTTGATGCCTCATGATAAAATATTGCTTACGGTGAGTGGGGGGAAGGACTCGATGTTAATGGCACATTTATTTGCAAAAGCAGGGTATACGATTGCTATTGCACATTGCAATTTTCAATTAAGGGGGGCGGAATCGGAAGCGGATGAAGCTCTAGTCAGAAAATTTGCAGCGGAAAATAATGTTCCAATATACGTGAAGCACTTTGATACACAAGCTTACGCAAAGGACCATCAGATTTCGATTCAAATGGCGGCACGGGAACTTCGTTATGCTTGGTTTGAAAAATTGCGACATGAGCTGCAGTTCGACCGAATTGCAGTAGCTCAGCATCTGAACGATCATATCGAAACGGTACTCCTAAACCTTTCACGTGGAACCGGTCTCCAAGGACTCCAGGGTATTTTTCCTATCAGAGAGCGTATCATCCGACCACTGCTTTTTCTGAAGGCAAGCGAAATTGAACATTTTGTGAATATGTATGGGATTGCTTATCGAGACGATCAATCCAACTTTTCAACAAAATATGCACGTAATAAAATAAGGATTGATATCATCCCACATTTTAAAAAACTTCAGCCAGATTTTGAAATGGTCTTCGAGCAGAATATCAATCATTTTAAGGAATCTTACCAGCTGTTGCAGCAATTTGTGGAGCCCATTCGGAGAAAACTGTTTTACCCTATAGATGAGGGTTGGGGAGTTCGGAAAGAAGATCTGGAACCCTATATGGATAATTTGCCTTTGCTCTATGAGCTGTTTTCGGCTTTTAATTTCTCAAAGCCGGTGCTAAGTGATCTTCAGCAAGCTTGGTCAAGAGAATCGGGGCGTATTTTTCAATCCGATGCCTACCATATGCTCCTGGATAGAAATGAACTTTTTATTCGTGAAAAGGAATTTATTTCACCCGATGAGGCTTTGATCACCTCCGAAACTTCAACTGTGGAGTGGAAGCACTATTGTTTTCATGCCAATGTTTCTGCGGATCTAGCTATTGTCAAAGCGAGTGGGGTTGCAAAGCTGGATTATGATGTATTGGTTTTTCCGCTTACGATTCGTTCGTGGAAAGTTGGCGATAGCTTTTATCCTTTAGGTATGGAAGGGCGCAAGAAGTTGAGTGATTTTTTTATCAATAAAAAGATCAGCTTATTTGAAAAGGAAAATATTCCGATCGTGGTGAATGGAAATGGAGATATCCTTTGGGTAGCCAATTATCGCATGGACAATCGTTATAAAATTACCGCCAATACAAAAAAAGTCCTTACTTTAGTTTGCAGAACTGATTAA